The following are encoded in a window of Schistocerca cancellata isolate TAMUIC-IGC-003103 unplaced genomic scaffold, iqSchCanc2.1 HiC_scaffold_1150, whole genome shotgun sequence genomic DNA:
- the LOC126159933 gene encoding trophinin-like has protein sequence MSAAITRSAAITRSAAFARSAAFPRSAAFARSAPFAMRAAFAGSAAFARAGAFARSAAFARSAAFARSAAFTWSVSLLRSAGFASSAAIARSAAFARRADFAGSAAFAGSAAFARSGAFTRSAAFAGRAASARSADFARSAAFARSAAFAGSAAFARSAAFARSAAFARSAAIARTVAFARSAAFARRAAFAKRAAFAGSAAFARGNAFASSSGFASSAAFAKSAAFARSAAFARSAAFAMRAAFAMSAAFARSAAFARSAAFARSAAFARSAAFARSAVFARSAVFARSAVFARSAAFAGSAAFARSAAFARSAAFPRSAALGQSAAFARSVAFVHSAAFARSAAFARCAAFARSTAFARSAAFARSAAFASSVAYARSAAFRMSGASARGDAFARSAAFARSTAFARRAAFARSAAFARSVALAKRAAFARRAAFAGSAAFARSDVFARRAAFEKRAAFAGNAAFARGNAFASSAAFSGSTAFATSAAFQ, from the coding sequence atgagtgctgccatcacaaggagtgctgccatcacaaggagtgctgccttcgcaaggagtgctgccttcccaaggagtgctgccttcgcaaggagtgctcccttcgcaatgagggctgcctttgcagggagtgctgccttcgcaagggctggtgcctttgcaaggagtgctgcctttgcaaggagtgctgctttcgcaaggagtgctgccttcacttgGAGTGTTTCCCTTctaaggagtgctggcttcgcaagcagtgctgccatcgctaggagtgctgctttcgcaaggagggctgacttcgcagggagtgctgcctttgcaggaagtgctgccttcgcaaggagtggtgccttcacaaggagtgctgctttcgcagggagagctgcatccgcaaggagtgctgacttcgcaaggagtgctgccttcgcaaggagtgctgccttcgcagggagtgctgccttcgcaaggagtgctgccttcgcaaggagtgctgcctttgcaaggagcgctgccatcgcaaggactgttgccttcgctaggagtgctgccttcgcaaggagggctgcgttcgcaaagagggctgccttcgcagggagtgctgccttcgcaaggggtaatgccttcgcaagtagttctggattcgcaagtagtgctgccttcgcaaagagtgctgccttcgcaaggagtgctgccttcgcaaggagtgctgcctttgcaatgagggctgccttcgctatgagtgctgccttcgcaaggagtgctgccttcgcaaggagtgctgccttcgcaaggagtgctgccttcgcaaggagtgctgccttcgcaaggagtgctgtctttgcaaggagtgctgtctttgcaaggagtgctgtcttcgcaaggagtgctgccttcgcagggagtgctgccttcgcaaggagtgctgccttcgcaaggagtgctgccttcccaaggagtgctgccttgggacagagtgctgccttcgctaggagtgttgcattcgtacacagtgcagccttcgcaaggagtgctgccttcgcaaggtgtgctgcctttgcaaggagtactgccttcgcaaggagtgctgccttcgcaaggagtgctgccttcgctagcagtgttgcctacgcaaggagtgctgcgttcagaatgagtggtgcctccgcaaggggtgatgccttcgcaaggagtgctgcctttgcaaggagtactgccttcgcaaggagggctgccttcgcaaggagtgctgccttcgctaggagtgttgccctcgcaaagagggctgccttcgcaaggagggctgccttcgcagggagtgctgccttcgctaggagtgatgtcttcgcaaggagggctgccttcgagaagagggctgccttcgcagggaatgctgccttcgcaaggggtaatgccttcgcaagtagtgctgccttctcaggcagtactgcctttgcaacgagtgctgccttccaatga
- the LOC126159934 gene encoding uncharacterized protein LOC126159934, giving the protein MSAAFARSAAFARSAAFAGSAASATNAAFARCAAFARSAAFARSAAITRSAAFARSAAFAKRAAFTKREYCLCNECCLPMSAAFARIAAFARSAAFARSAAFASRAAFVGSAVFIRGFAFARSAAFARSAAFARRNAFARSAAFARSAAFAQSAAFAGSAAFAQSAASARSAAFARIPAFARSAAFARIPAFARSAAFARSAAFARSAAIARSAAFAGRAAYAGSAAFARRAAFTRSAASTRSAAFARSAAFARSAAFARSAVFPRSAAFAQRSAFAGCGAFARCAAFGRSAAFKRSAAFARSTAFERSAAFARSAAFARSVVFTRRAASERRAAFAGSAAFARGNAFSSSAAFSGSTAFATSAASQ; this is encoded by the coding sequence atgagtgctgccttcgcaaggagtgctgctttcgcaaggagtgctgccttcgcagggagtgctgcatctgcaacgaatgctgccttcgcaaggtgtgctgccttcgcaaggagtgctgcctttgcaaggagcgctgccatcacaaggagtgctgccttcgctaggagtgctgccttcgcaaagagggctgccttcacaaagagggagtactgcctttgcaacgagtgctgccttccaatgagtgctgcctttgcaaggattgctgccttcgcaaggagtgctgccttcgcaaggagtgctgccttcgcatcgagggctgcctttgtagggagtgctgtcttcataAGGGGTTTTGcattcgccaggagtgctgcctttgcaaggagtgctgccttcgcaaggagaaatgccttcgcaaggagtgctgccttcgcaaggagtgctgcctttgcacagagtgctgcctttgcagggagtgctgcctttgcacagagtgctgcctccgcaaggagtgctgcctttgcaaggattcctgccttcgcaaggagtgctgcctttgcaaggattcctgccttcgcaaggagtgctgccttcgctaggagtgctgcctttgctaggagtgctgctatcgctaggagtgctgccttcgcagggagagctgcctacgcagggagtgctgccttcgcaaggagagctgccttcacaaggagtgctgcctccacaaggagtgctgccttcgcaaggagtgctgccttcgcaaggagtgcagccttcgcacgtagtgctgtcttcccacggagtgctgcctttgcacagagatctgcattcgcagggtgtggtgccttcgcaaggtgtgctgccttcggtaggagtgctgccttcaaaaggagtgctgccttcgcaaggagtactgccttcgaaaggagtgctgccttcgcaaggagtgctgcctttgctaggagtgttgtcttcacaaggagggctgcctccgaaaggagggctgccttcgcagggagtgctgccttcgcaaggggtaatgcattttcaagtagtgctgccttctcagggagcactgcctttgcaacgagtgctgcctcccaatga
- the LOC126159935 gene encoding sialidase-like: MSLHGVPFSHGVPFSHGVPSSHGVPSSNGVPTSNGVPTSHGVPSTLGVPSLQGVPSPQDVPSSQRVPSSQGVLASQGVLSSQGVPSSQGVPSSQGVPSLQGVLSSQGVLSSQGVLSSQGVLSSQGVLSSQGVLSSQGVLSSQVQSLHAVQPSHGRQPSHGVQPSHDSAAYAWSAAFARSAAFARSAAFAWSAEFARSAAFARSAAFAWSAAFARSAAFPRSAAVARSAAFTRSAAFVRSAAFARSAAFARRAAFARSAAIARSAAFARSAAFARSAAFARSAAFARCAAFARSAAFARSAAFARNAAFARSAAFARSAAFARKASFARSAAFARSAAFARSAAFAHSADFAWSAAFLQIAAFARSAAFPRSAALGRSAAFARSAEFVRSAAFARSAAFARSAAFARSAAFARNAAFARSAAFARSAAFARKVSFARSAAFARSAAFALSAAFARSADFAWSAAFLQIAAFARSAAFAKSADFASAAFARRAAFAKSAAFARSAAFAQSAAFAGSAAFAQSAASARTAAFAWTVAFAWTVAFARSAAFARSNAFARSAAFARSAAFARSAAFARSAAFARSAAFAMRAAFARSAAFARSAVFARSTVFARSAVFARGAVFARSAVFARSAVFARSAAFARSAAFARSAAFARSAAFARSAAFARSAAFARSAAFARSAAFARSAAFARSAAFARSAAFARSAAIAWSAALGQSAAFTRGVAFVHSAAFARSAAFARCAAFARSTAFARSAAFARSAAFASSVAFARSVAFRRSGASARGAAFARSAAFARSTAFARSAAFARSAAFARSAAFARRAAFERRAAFAGSAAFARGNAFASSAAFSGSTAFATSAAFQ, translated from the exons ATGTCCCTGCATGGTGTGCCATTCTCACATGGTGTGCCATTCTCACATGGTGTGCCATCCTCACATGGTGTGCCATCCTCGAATGGTGTGCCAACCTCGAATGGTGTGCCAACCTCACATGGTGTGCCATCCACGCTTGGTGTGCCATCCTTGCAAGGTGTGCCATCCCCACAAGATGTGCCTTCCTCACAAAGGGTGCCATCCTCACAAGGTGTGCTGgcctcgcaaggtgtgctgtcctcgcaaggtgtgccgtcctcgcaaggtgtgccgtcctcgcaaggtgtgccatccttgcaaggtgtgctgtcctcacaaggtgtgctgtcctcacaaggtgtgctgtcctcacaaggtgtgctgtcctcacaaggtgtgctgtcctcacaaggtgtgctgtcctcacaaggtgtcctgtcctcgcaag TGCAGTCTTTGCAtgcagtgcagccttcgcatggaaggcagccttcgcatggagtgcagccttcgcatgataGTGCAGCctacgcatggagtgcagccttcgcaaggagtgcagccttcgcaaggagtgctgccttcgcatggagtgctgaattcgcacggagtgctgccttcgcacggagtgctgcctttgcatggagtgctgcctttgcacggagtgctgccttcccaaggagtgctgccgtcgcaaggagtgctgccttcacaaggagtgctgccttcgtaaggagtgctgccttcgcaaggagtgctgcctttgcaaggagagctgccttcgcaaggagtgctgccatcgcaaggagtgctgccttcgcaaggagtgctgcctttgcaaggagtgctgccttcgcaaggagtgctgccttcgcaaggtgtgctgccttcgcaaggagtgctgcctttgcaaggagtgctgccttcgcaaggaacgctgcctttgcaaggagtgctgcctttgcaaggagtgctgccttcgcacggaaagcatcctttgcaaggagtgctgcctttgcacggagtgctgccttcgcacggagtgcagcctttgcacatagtgctgactttgcatggagtgctgcctttctacagattgctgccttcgcaaggagtgctgccttcccaaggagtgctgccttaggacggagtgctgccttcgctaggagtgctgaattcgtacggagtgcagccttcgcaaggagtgcagccttcgcaaggagtgctgccttcgcaaggagtgctgctttcgcaaggaacgctgcctttgcaaggagtgctgcctttgcaaggagtgctgccttcgcacggaaagtatccttcgcaaggagtgctgcctttgcacggagtgctgccttcgcactgagtgcagccttcgcacgtagtgctgactttgcatggagtgctgcctttctacagattgctgccttcgcaaggagtgctgccttcgcaaagagtgctgacttcgcaag tgctgccttcgcaaggagggctgccttcgcaaagagtgctgccttcgcaaggagtgctgcctttgcacagagtgctgcctttgcagggagtgctgcctttgcacagagtgctgcctccgcaaggactgctgcctttgcatggactgttgcctttgcatggactgttgcctttgcaaggagtgctgccttcgcaaggagtaatgccttcgcaaggagtgctgccttcgcaaggagtgctgccttcgcaaggagtgctgccttcgcaaggagtgctgccttcgcaaggagtgctgccttcgcaatgagggctgccttcgctaggagtgctgccttcgcaaggagtgctgtcttcgcaaggagtactgtcttcgcaaggagtgctgtcttcgcaaggggtgctgtcttcgcaaggagtgctgtcttcgcaaggagtgctgtcttcgcaaggagtgctgccttcgcaaggagtgctgccttcgcaaggagtgctgccttcgcaaggagtgctgccttcgcaaggagtgctgccttcgcaaggagtgctgccttcgcaaggagtgctgccttcgcaaggagtgctgccttcgcaaggagtgctgccttcgcaaggagtgctgccttcgcaaggagtgctgccttcgcaaggagtgctgccatcgcatggagtgctgccttgggacagagtgctgccttcactaggggtgttgccttcgtacacagtgcagccttcgcaaggagtgctgccttcgcaaggtgtgctgcctttgcaaggagtactgccttcgcaaggagtgctgccttcgcaaggagtgctgccttcgctagcagtgttgccttcgcaaggagtgttgcgttcagaaggagtggtgcctccgcaaggggtgctgccttcgcaaggagtgctgcctttgcaaggagtactgccttcgcaaggagtgctgccttcgcaaggagtgctgccttcgcaaggagtgctgccttcgcgaggagggctgccttcgagaggagggctgccttcgcagggagtgctgccttcgcaaggggtaatgccttcgcaagtagtgctgccttctcagggagtactgcctttgcaacgagtgctgccttccaatga